A genomic stretch from Lathyrus oleraceus cultivar Zhongwan6 chromosome 2, CAAS_Psat_ZW6_1.0, whole genome shotgun sequence includes:
- the LOC127119958 gene encoding plant intracellular Ras-group-related LRR protein 4, whose protein sequence is MECWSSVDGVVGEIMRIHRSLPVRPGIDEVEAAKGLVMNVEKDDQIKLESIEKQRKGNDVSEELFMILLEMQRNYVFFQSNEQKREALKLLDLENVHSLFDELIQRASDCVSSPSGSTAASNSRKIAYSNGSATAVSTSLSKNLTSGSGSRGGFEKQVPSMAASSTLVHVEREVSAKASELFTRDDSYVSKSKSTFYPNGYGIEPNFASKPQIMDSSLKSTTAAGQDGDKLSLIKLAGIIEVSAKKGTRDLKLQGKLMDQVDWLPDSIGKLSSLVTLDLSENRIVAIPSTIGGLSSLTKLDLHSNRITEIPDSVGNLLSLVYLNLRGNQLTTLPASLSRLICLEELDLSSNLISVLPDTIGSLVNLKVLNVETNDIEEIPHSIGNCSSLRELQADYNRLKALPEAVGKIESLEILSVRYNNVKQLPTTMSSMINLKELNVSFNELESVPESLCFATSLVKMNIGNNFADMRYLPRSIGNLEMLEELDISNNQIRVLPDSFRMLTKLRILRVEENPLEVPPREIAEKGAQAVVQYMADFVEKREKKDVKPVPIKQKKTWAQICFFSRSNKRKRDGVDYVKA, encoded by the exons ATGGAGTGTTGGAGCTCGGTGGATGGGGTGGTTGGAGAGATAATGAGGATTCATAGATCTTTGCCGGTTAGGCCTGGGATTGATGAAGTTGAAGCAGCGAAAGGTTTGGTTATGAATGTTGAGAAAGATGACCAAATTAAGTTGGAATCTATAGAGAAACAAAGGAAAGGAAATGATGTGTCTGAGGAGCTTTTCATGATTTTGCTAGAGATGCAGAGGAATTATGTGTTTTTTCAGAGTAATGAACAGAAGAGGGAGGCTTTGAAACTTCTTGATCTTGAGAATGTTCATTCACTGTTTGATGAATTGATTCAGAGAGCTTCTGATTGTGTTTCGTCTCCAAGTGGTTCTACTGCCGCTTCGAATTCGAGGAAAATTGCTTACTCTAATGGTTCTGCTACCGCGGTTTCGACAAGTTTATCGAAGAATTTGACTTCTGGTTCTGGTTCTCGAGGTGGGTTTGAGAAGCAGGTGCCTTCGATGGCTGCTTCTTCCACTTTGGTTCATGTGGAGAGAGAAGTTTCTGCAAAGGCTTCCGAATTGTTCACAAGAGATGATAGTTATGTGAGCAAGTCCAAATCTACATTCTATCCCAACGGGTATGGGATTGAACCAAATTTTGCATCCAAACCCCAAATAATGGATTCATCGTTAAAATCCACAACTGCTGCAG GTCAAGATGGTGACAAGTTGAGTTTGATCAAACTTGCTGGCATAATTGAGGTTTCTGCGAAGAAAGGAACTCGAGATCTCAAGCTCCAGGGAAAGCTGATGGACCAAGTTGATTGGCTACCTGATTCGATAGGAAAGTTATCTAGTTTGGTTACCCTTGATTTATCAGAGAATAGGATTGTGGCTATACCTTCAACAATTGGAGGCCTTTCATCATTGACCAAATTGGACTTGCATTCCAATAGGATCACAGAGATTCCTGATTCTGTTGGAAATCTCTTAAGTCTGGTATATCTAAATCTGAGGGGAAACCAGTTAACAACCTTACCTGCTTCTTTGAGCAGATTGATATGTCTCGAGGAGCTTGATTTGAGTTCAAATCTAATATCAGTGCTTCCTGACACTATAGGGTCGCTTGTTAACCTTAAAGTGTTGAATGTGGAAACTAATGATATAGAAGAAATTCCACATTCTATTGGTAATTGTTCTTCCCTTAGAGAGCTTCAAGCGGACTATAATCGGCTTAAAGCCCTACCAGAAGCTGTAGGGAAGATTGAGAGTTTAGAGATCTTGTCTGTGCGGTACAACAACGTCAAACAACTACCAACAACAATGTCGTCTATGATAAACCTGAAGGAACTTAATGTGAGTTTCAACGAACTTGAGTCCGTTCCTGAGAGCTTATGTTTCGCGACCTCCCTTGTCAAGATGAACATAGGTAACAACTTTGCTGACATGAGATACTTACCAAGATCAATTGGGAACCTCGAAATGCTCGAGGAATTGGATATCAGCAATAATCAGATACGGGTTCTTCCCGACTCATTTAGGATGCTTACAAAACTACGTATCTTGCGAGTTGAAGAAAATCCTCTTGAGGTTCCTCCAAGAGAAATAGCTGAGAAAGGAGCACAG GCTGTTGTTCAGTACATGGCTGATTTTGTGGAAAAGAGGGAAAAGAAAGATGTTAAACCAGTTCCAATTAAGCAGAAAAAGACCTGGGCTCAGATCTGCTTCTTTTCAAGGTCTAACAAAAGAAAGCGCGATGGAGTTGATTATGTGAAAGCTTGA